The DNA window CTTAAATTGATTTAGTTAATTTGTCATCCTCAAAAATTGATTTAGTTAATTATAACAGTTATGTTCAGAAATTTAATTGACTACGTACATAGGCAGGTGAATTAGTCCACAAAAGTAAATGCCAATTCCAATTCCCACTCCTATAAATACCGTTATATTTCTCCCcactcaaaaaataaaatacacatttcTCAACATACATACAtagatagtagtagtatttaagaTGAAGAAGGGTGTTGCGGCCTTGTTTGCGGTGGTTGTGATGGCAGTGGTGGTGCAGGAGACGACGGTGGCCGCTCCGCCGCCAGGCGTGGTGTGCAACCCGTCAGAGCTGGCGTCGTGCGCGTGGACGGTAATTTTTGGGTCTCGGCCGTCGGCGGAATGCTGCAGGAAGCTGAGGGTGCAGCAGCCCTGCTTCTGCACATACATCAGGGACCCACAGTATAAGCAATTCCTCCTCTCTTCCAATGCCGCCAAATTTACCTCCGTCTGCAACGTCACCATTCCCACCACTTGCTGATTTTCCTATTTTCCATATCATATGTAAGGGGCATCAACTTCACTCTGATTCCTTCTTtacttataataataataataataataataataataataataacaatgaaTGATGATGAATTATAGTATATTCAGATGTTTTGTTTCACCTTTTAAATCCACGCACATACTACTATATTTCTCCATTACGCTTGGATTCATTTTTATCTATCATCTCAAATTGTATGTCAATAGACAAAAGTCTGGTAGTGTTTTCATCAAGAAAATAATAAGTTCCAATTACATGTGATGATATACATACACAAACTCTGTGGATGGTAAAGCAATACTATTTGTTTGCAACTTCACTCCATACCAGTAGACAAATACAAATTCTGAGGCCGGGGAAGATGAACTTGAGACCTTTCAATCACGAGTTAACGACACTCATCTAGCATGTGACATGTACAAAAGTTTCAGCTCCACGAACGTGCTATAAAAATGACCGAACTAATAGAAAAACCCCGAAATCTTACTTTCTTGAATtctaaatttattaataatatcaAAACTTCCTGCAAAACAATGAAACTCGTTATCTATAAGTGGTGCACAAGTCCTTAAAACTTAAAAGTataaattatatgaaaattaaaattttaaaataataaatgacaAATTTGCTCCTTTTGATGGCCAAATTTCATCATAAACAACATGGCATAGCAATGACATTATTTTGCAGTCTGTTTCggaaataattgaaattaatttagttttgcaaatttgaaagaaatataatttataGTGTCTTGTTCTTAAGTGTTTAAGTATGGAACAAATGTTAATACAATACTTTATTAGGTTAAAGTTCATAATAactgaaaataatttaaataacaaaaccTATGGAATTGAAGATTAGATGGATTTAAATTATTGGCCCAATattgaaaattaagaaatagaagtctttatattctttaaagaataaaaatttGGTGACAAGAGTCCCCCacttgattaaaaaaatgaaaataaaatggaaaggaaaaaaagtaatttaaaaGAAGAGAGCAAAATTGGTTAAAATTAGGAATTTCTCATTACCTACACACAAATTAACAATATACAATCGTACAGCTCTTTATGATACGGGGTTTAAAGTTGGGCTCGAAAATGCTCTTTTTTTCTCTAAAATAATCTAAAGATAAAATGGCccaactaaattaattaaaggCCTAGCAGAAAAATAATAAGTTAAGCCCATTTGAcaattcatcttcttcatcaaatTTTCTGGGAGGTATGTTAAAATTTCAGATTTCAGTTCCAGTATTATCATTAGATCTTGTGAAGTTGCAAGGATTGAGGAATGAGGAGAAACGTGTAGATGAGAGAAAAAATTCGAGATCATGGATTTCAATTTTCACAGGGACATTTATCCATGGTGCGAGATTTAGCTATCCACAACTAGTGTCTCACCCGTGCAATGCACGGCCCATTGTCAAAATtagcatatatatatagagagaggggtttgtgttaaaatgacaaccccTCTTAAAGTGACATGATaacacctcttaaagtgacaCTGTGACATCACGTAGCCTGCAATGTTATAAACGTTACACTGCAATAGTATAAACGCTAGACACCAATCTATAGATTGTTGTCtagcgtattggatattgctggCTTAGAAAAATTGTTGTATTGTGTATTGGATATTGTTAACCGAGAAAATTTACCCTTGagcattttttatgattgccaCATGGCAGCTGATTATTCGTCCACATGTACAAATGATTGGCTAGAAATGGTGGTatttaagaggtgttgtcattttaacgcacccatatatatattaaaatagggtagagtctcttactttacctattttttctctacattttctcttactttactaattttgcattaaaactcgtgctgttTCTAAAGTTCCTATTTATAAGAAAcggggagtattaattttatactcctactACATTCGTCCTCAAAAAATGGACTAGTTTTACCATTCCTTTAATGAGACGGTTACCGTGTTCCATTTTCGTCAATCACGTTATTCGGTTCTGGCTTTGCTTGGTAAAATTTTGATATTCTCTCTTGATAAGCAATTTTCACATTTACGTACTGCTCTTTGAAGTAAAGGGAATGGTAAAAGTAACTTTGGTAATTTATACGTGATATGGCAAATAATTTAATAGATTTTTAGCTTAAATAGAAATAGTTAGCCGgcatttaattttcatttagaaaaaataattaagaaaaccaaattaaactattaaatgatataaagtataaaataaaatgctcGTTTCGAAACAAATTAAAGCTTAATAACTAGTTTGATagtaaaatagtagtattagtttcgtaattatttatgaaattaacaGAAGTAATTGTCGAATAAGAAGCTTTCTCAACTGTCCCTTGTCTCAATTATAAATGTTGGCATCATATGTTTAATAAAACGTGctcttatatttattaaaatgcGTACTAATTTGAATTATTTGCATCTTCGTGCACCTCAAGGCCTACGTTTTAAACGTTAAAAAATGTGTAACGCGAGGATCCTCTCACTTTCATCCCTATGCTACCTAAAATACTTTATCAATCTTTAATGTGTGACAAATTAGAAATCCTCTTTTAATTTGACTAAAAGCAATGATGCTTTATTTGAAAGGGCATAATTGTAGTATCATTTCGTCGTATTAATAATGTCATGTTTTTATATGAAACATTCATCAACAATGATTTGTTTCTATTTGGGGATATAATTAAAGTTTAATTCGTTGGTAATCATCCTAATCCAAATCATATGCACATGGCTCCTTCATTTCATCTAATCCTGTATATTTAGTTGCGTATATCAAATTAAGAAGTTCGTAATTATCATACACTTTGATTAATTAGTAGATAAACGTATCCAAACAGTTTTGGTCTATAATTAAAAATGTTTCTATCAAgagaaaatatttgaaaatgttATCATTACGTTATAATACAATATCTTCATCATACTTAATTCTCTTTGAATTTGGATATATCGGTACAACTCATCCTTCTTGACCAACGTGAATTGCCATTAGCATGGCTAATTATATATTTGGAATAATTAACTCGGATATAGTATATGCTAACCGCATGCCAAAATCGGTGGTTTCCGACTGTTTATGGAATAAATTATTTGCTCAAGGATAAGTATGATATATAATATACCATAATACCATTAACCATATCAAGAATTTGCAGTTTGTTTCAAGCACAAATAGGAGTctaatactaaaaaataaattcgAATTTGATGTACTGCGTATAAATTCAAATGTAATTATcctttaaaaattaaaacttttgaaattacaaattttaatgtacaattataatataaagagagattaaaacaaataatttgaGTATTGTTAATGGATAATCAATCTCATTTTATTA is part of the Salvia splendens isolate huo1 chromosome 22, SspV2, whole genome shotgun sequence genome and encodes:
- the LOC121786881 gene encoding non-specific lipid-transfer protein 2P: MKKGVAALFAVVVMAVVVQETTVAAPPPGVVCNPSELASCAWTVIFGSRPSAECCRKLRVQQPCFCTYIRDPQYKQFLLSSNAAKFTSVCNVTIPTTC